The following proteins are encoded in a genomic region of Oncorhynchus keta strain PuntledgeMale-10-30-2019 chromosome 6, Oket_V2, whole genome shotgun sequence:
- the LOC118385425 gene encoding uncharacterized protein LOC118385425: MDMISVLFDALALLSVLGRTGARASSPNTTPSGPSTSDLRGQMFTVSYSYGIGFTMYTDAIFPSPSPTVYPSPSTSTSSSPSSSPSSSSAYSSPTTSPSSSPSSSSAYSSPYPFPSTSLSSSSAYSSPYPSPSTSPYSSSPSPSTSPSPTTYPSPSPSSSLSPSTTTYPSRSPSPSSPYSSPSTSPSPSTSRSPSSPYSSPFTFPSSSSSPSSTPYPSHSPSTSSSPSSPYTSYPYTTPSPSLSALTVCLRYMAEEGKDLTLFSLTQGKYWNLLLERNSGMDYLSTHSSSQSFRSYRLLWSITEPRPWTSLCVTWEKNTGVAQVWRGRTVSIRKRVFGQVTNGPPVLKVYKFEGQLTDVEVWDRVLSPSWIMSYMSGWRFYPSYTPGNVLTWSNAIYSTNGEVLLERNTYNSDHQPIRGHRQHRRPMRRKKMRKCEWKKRARAEQIARTRP; encoded by the exons ATGGATATGATTTCCGTGCTGTTCGACGCTCTCGCACTGCTGTCGGTGTTGGGACGAACTGGGGCAAGAGCATCATCGCCCAATACAACCCCTTCAG GCCCCTCCACCTCAGACCTGCGTGGTCAGATGTTTACAGTGTCATATTCGTATGGCATAGGTTTCACCATGTACACAGACGCAatctttccctctccttcccccaccgTCTACCCTTCTCCTTCCACCTCtacttcctcctccccttcctcctccccttcctcctcctctgcctactcctcccccaccacctctccttcctcctccccttcctcctcctctgcctaCTCCTCTCCCTACCCTTTTCCTTCcacttctctttcctcctcctctgcctattcctctccctacccctctccttccacctctccttactcctcctctccctccccaagcacctccccctctcccaccacttacccctctccttctccctcctcctctctctcgccctccaccaccacctaccCCTCTcgttctccttctccctcctctccctactcttctccttccacctctccttctccttccacctctcgttctccctcctctccctactcttctcctTTCACctttccttcttcctcctcttctccctcctccaccccttacccctctcattctccttccacctcttcttctccctcctctccatacacctcatatccctacaccaccccctctccctctctctctgctctgactgtgtgtctgcgTTACATGGCTGAGGAGGGAAAAGACTTGACTCTCTTCAGCCTCACTCAGGGGAAATACTGGAACCTGTTACTGGAAAGGAACAGTGGGATGGACTACCTCTCCACCCATTCCTCCTCTCAGTCCTTCCGCTCCTATAGGCTGCTGTGGTCCATCACTGAGCCACGCCCATGGACCAGCCTGTGCGTTACCTGGGAGAAAAACACGGGTGTAGCCCAGGTGTGGAGGGGCAGGACTGTCAGTATCAGGAAGAGGGTGTTTGGCCAG gtgaccAATGGGCCTCCTGTCTTGAAAGTGTATAAGTTTGAGGGGCAGCTAACTGACGTGGAAGTGTGGGACAGAGTCCTCTCCCCAAGCTGGATAATGTCCTACATGTCTGGGTGGCGGTTCTACCCGTCCTACACCCCTGGTAATGTGCTGACCTGGTCCAACGCTATCTACTCCACCAATGGTGAGGTTCTCCTGGAGAGAAACACCTACAACTCTGACCATCAGCCTATCAGAGGTCATCGCCAGCACCGAAGACCAATGAGAAGGAAGAAAATGAGGAAATGTGAATGGAAGAAGAGAGCGAGGGCAGAGCAGATAGCGAGAACACGGCCGTAG